In Bacteroidales bacterium, a single window of DNA contains:
- a CDS encoding right-handed parallel beta-helix repeat-containing protein: MNTFANLKKRINSLFIKRFEVHQIISLVLVIFIFIVLSGCGENNRVSSPTLPGAKADINASNYRSIQAALKALPEEGGIIHLPPGEFKITEPLTINKSDVHLKGSGTSTHIINTNTNGAPAIRIQSKATDDSSETEALWRVQISDLRITGNKQSGSGILASDVNEIYIEGVTVSNNGGDGIKLDYCYENPRIVHSNITYNKGTGLNLLGTHDIVVSGNQFEENHDALHCFDGYNLCMSGNNLDDHINNGVVIENTYGSVLSGNMIEECQGAAIVLDRDCYGINLGSNVIAHNGEGIMLKDAHGISVSANTFTINKKHAIYFGTQSGRITVSGNNFSNSYIGEGEVKRDTGDLAAAGVTIEGGRNIAFSGNTFSGIQPDKAFRLEKQTNNIVFGNNLLIDSESEHNQLQNSLVIDNLVLSGDSD; encoded by the coding sequence ATGAATACTTTTGCTAATCTTAAGAAACGGATCAACTCCTTGTTTATTAAGCGTTTTGAAGTCCACCAGATCATCAGTTTAGTTCTTGTAATTTTCATATTTATAGTACTATCCGGATGCGGAGAGAATAATCGCGTTTCGTCTCCTACATTACCTGGAGCCAAGGCTGATATAAATGCCAGTAATTATCGTTCTATACAAGCAGCTCTGAAAGCGCTTCCGGAAGAAGGCGGTATTATTCATCTTCCTCCGGGTGAATTTAAAATAACGGAGCCCTTGACAATTAACAAGAGTGATGTTCATCTGAAAGGCTCGGGCACTTCAACGCATATCATAAACACCAATACAAACGGTGCACCTGCCATACGGATTCAATCGAAAGCAACCGATGATAGCTCTGAAACCGAAGCTTTATGGAGGGTGCAAATTTCGGATCTGAGAATTACAGGTAATAAACAATCCGGGTCAGGAATTCTGGCCAGTGATGTGAATGAAATCTATATTGAAGGAGTTACTGTCAGCAATAATGGGGGTGATGGCATCAAACTCGATTATTGTTATGAGAATCCCCGGATCGTACATTCCAATATCACCTATAATAAGGGCACCGGATTAAACCTGTTGGGTACACATGATATTGTGGTAAGCGGAAATCAGTTTGAAGAGAACCATGATGCCCTGCACTGTTTCGACGGTTACAACCTGTGCATGTCGGGAAACAACCTGGACGACCATATAAATAATGGTGTGGTCATTGAAAATACTTACGGCTCCGTATTGTCCGGAAATATGATTGAAGAGTGCCAGGGTGCTGCAATTGTACTGGATCGCGACTGCTACGGGATCAACCTGGGTTCGAATGTTATTGCGCATAACGGAGAAGGAATCATGCTGAAAGATGCCCATGGCATATCCGTAAGCGCCAACACTTTTACCATTAACAAAAAACATGCAATATACTTCGGAACCCAAAGCGGACGGATCACCGTAAGCGGGAACAATTTCTCCAACAGTTATATTGGTGAAGGCGAAGTTAAAAGAGACACAGGTGATCTTGCGGCAGCAGGTGTGACCATTGAGGGCGGAAGAAATATTGCATTTTCAGGAAACACATTTTCAGGGATACAGCCTGATAAAGCATTCAGGCTTGAGAAGCAAACAAACAACATCGTATTTGGCAATAACCTCCTGATCGACTCGGAAAGCGAACACAACCAACTGCAGAATTCTCTGGTTATTGATAATCTTGTCTTATCGGGAGATTCGGATTAA